One window of the Lactococcus lactis genome contains the following:
- a CDS encoding ABC transporter substrate-binding protein — MKKLALGMVGLAAVATLAACGNGKSATNQVDKVKKAGVLKVALSPDYPPFEFQIIKDGKNTIVGSDVDLANAIGKKLGVKVKIESMDFNNVLASLNTGKADIAISGISKEPSREKSVNFSDVYYTASNYLVVKKSDLSKYRSVEDFKGKKVAAQKGSTQEGIVTSQFKGATEIALPQIGDEINEVKGGQVQGAVIENLIAKSYVAANSDLAIANVDVKTPKDSYGSAVALPKGSDELTKVVNSVIKEELKNGQINKDIQKNYTLSENNK, encoded by the coding sequence ATGAAAAAATTAGCATTGGGAATGGTCGGTTTGGCCGCAGTAGCAACATTAGCAGCTTGCGGAAATGGAAAATCGGCTACTAATCAAGTGGATAAAGTAAAAAAAGCTGGCGTATTGAAAGTTGCTTTATCTCCAGATTATCCACCCTTTGAATTTCAAATTATTAAAGATGGCAAGAATACAATCGTGGGTTCTGATGTTGATTTGGCCAATGCTATTGGTAAAAAACTAGGGGTTAAAGTGAAAATTGAAAGCATGGACTTTAACAATGTTTTAGCTAGTTTAAATACAGGAAAAGCAGATATTGCGATTTCAGGAATTTCAAAAGAACCTAGTCGTGAAAAATCTGTCAATTTCTCAGATGTATATTATACAGCAAGTAATTATTTAGTTGTGAAAAAATCTGATTTAAGTAAATATCGTTCAGTAGAAGATTTCAAAGGTAAAAAAGTAGCGGCACAAAAAGGGTCAACTCAAGAAGGCATTGTAACCAGTCAATTCAAAGGAGCAACAGAGATTGCCTTGCCACAAATTGGCGATGAAATCAATGAAGTCAAAGGGGGGCAGGTTCAAGGAGCCGTGATTGAAAATCTTATTGCTAAGAGTTACGTCGCAGCTAATTCAGATTTAGCGATTGCTAATGTGGACGTAAAAACGCCAAAAGATAGTTATGGTTCAGCGGTTGCACTTCCTAAAGGTTCAGATGAATTAACAAAGGTTGTCAATTCTGTCATTAAAGAAGAATTGAAGAACGGACAAATTAATAAAGATATTCAAAAGAACTACACGCTTTCTGAAAATAATAAATAG
- the gap gene encoding type I glyceraldehyde-3-phosphate dehydrogenase — protein sequence MVVKVGINGFGRIGRLALRRIQEVEGVEVAHINDLTDPAMLAHLLKYDTTQGRFKGTVEVKEDGFDVNGKFVKVTAERNPEDIQWADSGVEIVLEATGFFATKEKAEKHLHPGGAKKVLITAPGGNDVKTVVFNTNHTILDGTETVISAGSCTTNSLAPMADALNKNFGVKGGTMTTVHSYTGDQMTLDGPHRGGDFRRARAAAENIVPASSGAAKAIGLVLPELSGLMKGHAQRVSTPTGSITELVTVLEKHVTVDEINEAMKAAADESFGYNVDEIVSSDIIGMAHGSLFDATLTEVTDLKDGGQLVKTAAWYDNEMSFTAQLIRTLEYFAKIAK from the coding sequence ATGGTAGTTAAAGTTGGTATTAACGGTTTTGGTCGTATTGGACGTTTGGCATTACGTCGAATTCAAGAAGTCGAAGGAGTTGAAGTTGCGCATATCAACGATTTGACAGACCCAGCAATGCTTGCACATTTGCTAAAATATGATACAACTCAAGGACGTTTTAAAGGGACTGTTGAAGTCAAAGAAGATGGTTTTGATGTCAACGGAAAATTTGTGAAAGTTACTGCCGAACGTAATCCGGAAGACATTCAATGGGCTGATTCTGGTGTTGAAATTGTGCTTGAAGCCACAGGTTTCTTTGCGACTAAAGAAAAAGCTGAAAAACATTTGCATCCTGGTGGAGCTAAGAAAGTTTTGATTACGGCACCTGGTGGAAATGATGTTAAAACTGTTGTCTTCAATACAAACCACACAATTCTTGATGGAACTGAAACAGTTATTTCTGCCGGTTCTTGTACTACAAATAGTTTAGCACCAATGGCGGATGCCTTAAATAAAAACTTTGGTGTTAAAGGTGGAACAATGACTACTGTTCACTCTTATACTGGTGACCAAATGACCCTTGATGGTCCACATCGTGGTGGAGACTTCCGTCGTGCGCGTGCTGCTGCCGAAAACATTGTTCCAGCATCAAGTGGAGCGGCTAAAGCAATTGGTCTTGTTTTGCCTGAACTTTCTGGTTTGATGAAAGGTCATGCTCAACGTGTTTCAACTCCAACAGGCTCAATTACCGAACTTGTTACTGTACTTGAAAAACACGTTACAGTTGACGAAATCAATGAAGCAATGAAAGCTGCCGCTGATGAAAGCTTTGGCTATAATGTTGATGAAATTGTTTCATCTGATATTATCGGTATGGCTCACGGTTCACTTTTTGATGCTACATTAACTGAAGTGACTGACCTAAAAGACGGTGGACAATTAGTTAAAACAGCTGCTTGGTATGATAATGAAATGAGTTTCACTGCTCAATTGATTCGTACTCTTGAATATTTTGCAAAAATTGCTAAATAA
- a CDS encoding RNA pyrophosphohydrolase, with translation MKMKEYRQNVAAIILNKENKIWLGKRADGMSWGFPQGGIEAGEKPETAIIRELSEEIGTKEFEIIGQYPGTLKYDFPKEMKFPTWTYAGQEQHYFLVRLHEEAKINLESHPEEIEFSTYQFLGLSEIRKMDFGFKNDVYHQALDYFSKIIEKN, from the coding sequence ATAAAAATGAAAGAATACAGACAAAATGTTGCAGCCATTATTCTCAATAAAGAAAACAAAATTTGGCTAGGTAAACGAGCAGACGGGATGAGCTGGGGCTTCCCACAAGGTGGAATTGAAGCTGGTGAAAAACCAGAGACAGCCATTATTCGAGAACTCTCAGAAGAAATTGGCACAAAAGAGTTTGAAATCATTGGACAATATCCAGGAACTTTAAAATATGATTTTCCTAAAGAGATGAAATTTCCAACTTGGACTTATGCTGGCCAAGAACAACATTATTTTCTTGTCCGATTGCATGAAGAAGCAAAAATTAATCTTGAAAGCCATCCTGAAGAAATTGAATTTTCAACTTATCAATTTTTAGGACTTTCTGAAATTCGTAAAATGGATTTTGGCTTTAAAAATGATGTTTATCATCAAGCATTAGATTATTTTTCAAAGATAATAGAAAAGAATTAA
- the def gene encoding peptide deformylase — MNRDEIQANLIKASHMISMDDIIREGYPTLREVANDVTLPLSDEDIILGEKMLQFLHNSQDPVMAEKMGLRGGVGLAANQLGLLKKVIAVLIPNEPEVDEDGNEIPPKEAYKMREIMYNAKVVSHSVQDAAVEGGEGCLSVDREVPGYVVRHARVTVEYYNKEGEKKKIRLKDFPAICVQHEIDHTNGVMFYDHINMNDPWEIKDGMIIVK, encoded by the coding sequence ATGAATCGTGATGAAATTCAAGCAAATTTAATCAAAGCAAGTCACATGATTAGCATGGACGATATTATTCGTGAAGGTTATCCAACTTTACGTGAAGTGGCAAATGATGTAACCTTGCCATTGTCAGATGAAGACATTATCTTAGGAGAAAAAATGTTGCAATTCTTACATAATTCTCAAGATCCTGTCATGGCTGAAAAAATGGGACTCCGTGGTGGAGTTGGACTTGCAGCAAACCAACTTGGCTTGCTCAAAAAAGTCATCGCCGTTTTGATTCCAAATGAACCTGAAGTTGATGAAGATGGAAATGAAATTCCACCTAAAGAAGCTTACAAAATGCGCGAAATCATGTATAATGCAAAAGTGGTTAGTCACTCTGTTCAAGATGCGGCTGTTGAAGGTGGCGAAGGTTGTCTTTCTGTTGACCGTGAAGTTCCAGGTTACGTCGTTCGCCATGCTCGTGTAACTGTGGAATACTACAACAAGGAAGGCGAAAAGAAAAAAATTCGCTTAAAAGATTTCCCAGCAATTTGTGTTCAACATGAGATTGATCACACTAATGGTGTTATGTTCTATGACCACATCAATATGAATGACCCTTGGGAAATTAAAGACGGTATGATTATTGTTAAATAA
- the uvrB gene encoding excinuclease ABC subunit UvrB, whose amino-acid sequence MAIERITDNKFELVSKYEPAGDQGEAIAELVDNIENGEKAQILRGATGTGKTYTMSQVIARTGKPTLVMAHNKTLAGQLYSEFKEFFPNNAVEYFVSYYDYYQPEAYVPSSDTYIEKDSSVNDEIDKLRHSATSSLLERNDVIVVASVSCIYGLGSPKEYQDSVVSLRPGQEISRDQLLNDLVGIQFERNDIDFQRGCFRVRGDVVEVFPASRDEHAFRVEFFGDEIDRIREIEVLTGQVLGEVDHLAIFPATHFMTNDDRMEESIAKIEAELEEQLKVFRSEGKLLEAQRLEQRTNYDIEMLREMGYCNGVENYSRHMDGREEGEPPYTLLDFFPDDFMIMIDESHMTMGQVKGMYNGDRARKEMLCNYGFRLPSALDNRPLKREEFESHVHQIVYVSATPGDYEMEQTDTIVEQIIRPTGLLDPVVEVRPMMGQIDDLVGEIHKRAEKNERVFVTTLTKKMSEDLTAYFKEMGIKVKYMHSDIKTLERTEIIRDLRLGVFDVLVGINLLREGIDVPEVSLVAILDADKEGFLRNERGLIQTIGRAARNSEGHVILYSDMAKALDENDPADKEILDSGYYTEYEGQKYKITRSMKHAMDETARRREIQMAYNEEHGITPQTIKKEIRDLIAITKKTDSGEIEEVDASAMTKKERKALVKKLEKEMQQAASALDFEGAAQLRDMVLELRAMD is encoded by the coding sequence ATGGCTATAGAAAGAATAACAGATAATAAATTTGAACTTGTTTCAAAATATGAGCCAGCCGGTGACCAAGGTGAGGCGATTGCTGAGTTAGTAGATAATATTGAGAATGGGGAAAAAGCTCAAATTTTACGTGGAGCAACAGGAACAGGGAAAACTTACACCATGAGTCAAGTGATTGCACGGACAGGTAAACCTACTCTTGTTATGGCTCATAATAAAACACTGGCTGGTCAATTATACAGTGAATTTAAAGAGTTTTTTCCAAATAATGCAGTTGAGTATTTCGTATCCTACTATGATTATTATCAACCCGAAGCCTATGTTCCAAGTTCTGACACCTATATTGAAAAAGACAGTTCGGTCAATGATGAAATTGATAAATTGCGTCATAGTGCGACCTCAAGCTTATTGGAACGTAATGATGTGATTGTTGTGGCCTCAGTTTCTTGTATTTATGGATTGGGTTCACCCAAAGAGTATCAAGATTCGGTGGTTTCATTGCGCCCAGGTCAAGAAATTTCTCGTGACCAACTTTTAAATGATTTGGTAGGAATTCAATTTGAGCGAAATGATATTGACTTTCAACGGGGCTGTTTCCGAGTTCGCGGGGATGTTGTAGAAGTTTTTCCAGCCTCTCGTGATGAACATGCCTTTCGTGTTGAATTTTTCGGTGATGAAATTGACCGTATCCGTGAAATTGAAGTTTTGACCGGACAAGTTTTAGGTGAAGTAGACCATTTGGCAATTTTCCCAGCGACACATTTCATGACAAATGATGACCGTATGGAAGAATCAATTGCCAAGATAGAAGCAGAATTAGAAGAACAATTAAAAGTTTTCCGCTCAGAAGGAAAACTTCTTGAGGCTCAACGTTTAGAACAAAGAACCAACTACGATATCGAAATGCTCCGTGAAATGGGTTATTGTAATGGGGTCGAAAACTATTCACGTCATATGGATGGGCGCGAGGAAGGCGAACCTCCATATACTTTGCTTGATTTCTTTCCTGATGATTTCATGATTATGATTGATGAATCACACATGACAATGGGGCAAGTAAAAGGGATGTATAACGGTGACAGAGCCCGTAAAGAAATGCTTTGTAATTACGGATTCCGCCTGCCTTCAGCCCTCGATAACCGTCCGTTAAAAAGAGAAGAATTTGAAAGTCATGTGCATCAAATTGTTTATGTTTCAGCAACCCCTGGGGATTATGAGATGGAGCAGACCGATACCATTGTTGAACAAATTATTCGTCCAACAGGTCTATTAGATCCTGTCGTAGAAGTTCGACCAATGATGGGACAAATCGATGATTTAGTTGGTGAAATTCATAAACGAGCTGAGAAAAACGAACGAGTATTTGTTACGACTTTGACTAAAAAGATGTCAGAAGATTTGACTGCCTATTTCAAGGAAATGGGGATAAAAGTTAAATATATGCACTCGGATATCAAAACATTAGAACGAACCGAAATTATTCGGGATTTGCGTTTAGGAGTCTTTGATGTTCTGGTGGGAATTAATTTGCTTCGTGAAGGGATAGACGTGCCAGAAGTTTCTTTAGTAGCAATTTTGGATGCTGATAAAGAAGGATTTTTACGTAATGAGCGTGGCTTGATTCAGACCATTGGTCGTGCAGCACGTAATAGTGAAGGCCATGTTATTCTTTATTCTGATATGGCTAAAGCCCTTGATGAAAATGATCCTGCGGATAAAGAAATCTTAGATAGTGGTTATTATACAGAATACGAGGGTCAAAAGTATAAAATAACGCGTTCAATGAAACATGCGATGGATGAAACGGCCCGCCGGCGTGAAATTCAAATGGCTTATAATGAAGAACATGGAATCACACCTCAAACGATCAAAAAAGAAATTCGTGATTTGATTGCCATTACTAAGAAAACTGATTCTGGTGAGATTGAAGAAGTCGATGCAAGTGCGATGACTAAGAAAGAACGTAAAGCATTAGTCAAAAAACTTGAAAAAGAAATGCAACAAGCGGCTAGCGCCCTCGACTTTGAAGGAGCTGCTCAGTTACGTGATATGGTATTAGAATTACGTGCAATGGATTGA
- a CDS encoding Rrf2 family transcriptional regulator, producing the protein MKLSSGWEQSVYVLLILARLPENRTMSSIALANRLKVSPSYLKKIIKSLVDEGLLRSTPGKNGGFSLNKDLHDISFYDVFLAIEGRGRIFQSQGLLQNFIGSESGKAKRCAITSALDEIENTLVRTLSNVSLAQVADETQYNYNLGYLDEWIDEMD; encoded by the coding sequence ATGAAATTATCATCTGGTTGGGAACAATCTGTTTATGTATTACTTATTTTGGCAAGACTTCCTGAAAATCGGACCATGTCATCAATTGCACTTGCAAATCGTCTCAAAGTTTCGCCTTCATATCTCAAAAAAATTATTAAATCTTTAGTTGATGAGGGACTTTTACGCTCTACTCCAGGGAAAAATGGCGGTTTTTCACTCAATAAAGACCTTCATGATATTAGTTTTTACGATGTCTTTTTGGCCATCGAAGGACGGGGTCGAATTTTTCAAAGTCAAGGTCTTTTGCAAAATTTTATTGGTTCAGAGTCTGGCAAAGCAAAGCGTTGTGCCATTACAAGCGCTCTTGATGAAATTGAAAATACGCTTGTCAGAACACTATCAAATGTTTCACTAGCCCAAGTTGCTGACGAAACTCAATATAATTATAATCTTGGTTATCTTGATGAGTGGATTGATGAAATGGATTAA